Sequence from the Thermodesulfobacteriota bacterium genome:
TGCATTAGGCCCCTTTATTTTTGGGACTATATCAGCATGGACAGGTAGTCAGAGAATAGCAATACTGGCTGTAATAGCCCAATTCGTACTTGGACTGATCCTGCTCCAAAGGGTGGATGAGAAAGAGGGTATACTCGCAGCCAGGAATTTTAGTATCAACCGGCAACAAAGTCAAAACGACTAACAATCAACAGACCTTACCAAAAACATAGTGTTACTTCTTTACGTTTCGCCCCAGTTCAAGACCCTGTCTGAAAGCCCTTTGATTTTGTTCCAGCACACTGCCGCTATCAGTGAATCTTCTTTCCAATTCTTCCTCAACTAATTGCTGAGGTATCGCTTTAGTTACTGCCACATAGGCTCCGAGCATAATCAGATTACTCACTTGAATTTTTCCCAAATTAATAGCAGCCTCTACTCCAGGAATCCTGAACAGTTTGTAATCTTTCTCCTCTTTTTCATCCTGGAGACCCAGGTTCTCAGCCAGGATTATTCCATCAGGACGGACTCGAGATTCAAAAGTTTCAAGCTGAGCAGCATCAAGGACCATTACTGTTTGAGCCCGGTCGATTATGGGCGAAGCAATGTCTTCGTTTGAGAAAATCACCGTACACTCACAAAGTCCACCCCTTTTTTCTGTAGCATACGAGGGCAACCAGGAA
This genomic interval carries:
- a CDS encoding 2-oxoacid:acceptor oxidoreductase family protein, whose amino-acid sequence is MEEKPISRRDVIIVGLGGMGVLMIGQILSCAALREFKHVSWLPSYATEKRGGLCECTVIFSNEDIASPIIDRAQTVMVLDAAQLETFESRVRPDGIILAENLGLQDEKEEKDYKLFRIPGVEAAINLGKIQVSNLIMLGAYVAVTKAIPQQLVEEELERRFTDSGSVLEQNQRAFRQGLELGRNVKK